DNA from Pseudomonas putida:
CCTTCGAAACCGCCGGGCGCGGTGTACGCGTCAATGCCACCGCGCCCGGCGGCACCGAAGCGCCACCGCGGCGCATCCCGCGCAACAGCGCTGAGCAGAGCGAGCAGGAAAAGACCTGGTACCAGCAGATCGTCGACCAGACCCTCTCCAGCAGCCTGATGAAGCGCTACGGGACCATCGACGAGCAGGTCGGCGCGATCCTCTTCCTGGCCTCCGACGAGGCCTCCTACATCACCGGCGTCACGTTGCCGGTCGGTGGTGGCGACCTCGGCTGAGGCCGCCTGCGGCAAGGTTTTCTTCACACAACAAAAACAACAGAGAGAGATGCCATGCGAACCCTCGACGTCCAAGCGATCATCGACAATGCCCGCTTCACGCCCTTTCACTGGATGGTCATGGCCTGGTGCGGCCTGTTGCTGATCTTCGACGGCTATGACCTGTTCATTTATGGCGTGGTTTTGCCCGTCATCATGAAAGCGTGGGGGCTGACCCCATTACAGGCCGGAGCACTGGGCAGCTATGCGCTGTTCGGCATGATGTTCGGCGCCCTGGCATTCGGCAGCCTGGCCGATCGCATCGGCCGCAAGAAGGGCATTGCCCTGTGCTTTGCGCTGTTTTCCGGGGCGACCATCCTCAATGGCTTTGCCACCAGCCCCGGCGAGTTCGGTATCTACCGCTTCATCGCCGGGCTCGGCTGCGGCGGCTTGATGCCCAATGCCGTGGCGCTGATGAACGAATACGCGCCCAAGCGCCTGCGCAGCACTTTGGTGGCGATCATGTTCAGCGGGTATTCCCTGGGCGGCATGCTCTCGGCGGGTGTCGGCATCTACCTGCTGCCACGCTTTGGCTGGGAGTCGATGTTCTTTGCCGCGGCGCTGCCGCTGCTGCTGTTGCCGGTGATTCTCTACTACCTGCCGGAGTCCATCGGTTTTCTGGTGCGCCAGGGCCGCGTCAAGGAGGCCGGCGCGTTGCTCAAGCGCCTGGATCCAGACTGCGACGTGCAGGCGGACGATGTGCTGCAGGTCGTGGAGCGCAAGGCCAAGGGCGCTTCGGTGGCGGCGTTGTTCCGCGAGGGCCTGGCGGTGCGCACCCTGGCACTGTGGCTGGCGTTCTTCTGCTGCCTGCTGATGGTGTACGCGCTCAGCTCCTGGCTGCCGAAGCTGATGGCCAATGCCGGCTACAGCCTGGGTTCGAGCCTGTCGTTCCTGCTGGTGTTGAACTTTGGCGGCATGGCCGGGGCGATCTTCGGCGGCTGGCTGGGGGACCGCTACAACCTGGTCAAGGTCAAGGTGGCGTTCTTCCTGGCTGCGGCCCTGTCGATCAGCCTTCTGGGTGTGAACAGCCCGATGCCGGTGCTCTATGGGCTGATCTTCATCGCCGGCGCCACCACCATCGGTACGCAGATCCTGCTGTATGCCGGCGCGGCTCAGTTGTACGGCCTGTCGGTGCGCTCCACAGGGTTGGGCTGGGCGTCGGGTATCGGCCGCAACGGCGCCATCGTCGGCCCGCTGCTGGGCGGTGCGCTGATGGGCATCAACCTGCCGCTGCAACTGAACTTCATCGCTTTTGCCATTCCTGGAGCCATCGCCGCGCTGGCCATGGCCGTGCACCTGGCCAGTGGCCGGCGCCACGGCCTGGTCGCGCCTGCCCAGGCCTGATCGTTCACTGACGCAACTGGAGGCCTTGCATGACAAGCCCGACTATCGACCGGCTGGAGGCGATCATCGTCGACCTGCCGACCATCCGCCCGCACAAGCTGGCGATGCACACCATGCAGCAGCAGACCCTGGTGATCCTGCGCCTGCGTTGCAGCGACGGCGTGGAGGGCATCGGCGAGGCCACCACCATCGGCGGGCTGGCCTACGGCTACGAAAGCCCCGAGGGCATCAAGGCCAACATCGACGCGCATCTGGCGCCAGCGTTGATCGGCCTGCCGGCGGACAACATCAACGCTGCCATGCTCAAGCTCGACAAACTGGCCAAGGGCAACACCTTCGCCAAATCCGGTATCGAGAGTGCGCTGCTCGATGCCCAGGGCAAACGCCTGGGGCTGCCAGTCAGCGAACTGCTCGGCGGGCGGGTGCGCGACAGCCTGGAAGTGGCCTGGACCCTGGCCAGCGGCGACACCGCCCGTGACATCGCCGAGGCCGAGCACATGCTTGAGGTGCGTCGCCATCGGGTGTTCAAGCTCAAGATCGGGGCCAATCCGGTGGAGCAGGACCTCAAGCACGTGGTGGCGATCAAGCGTGAACTGGGCGATCGCGCCAGCGTGCGGGTGGACGTCAACCAGCACTGGGACGAGTCCCAGGCCATCCGCGCCTGCCAGGTGCTTGGCGACAACGGCATCGACTTGATCGAGCAGCCGATCTCGCGCATCAACCGCGCCGGCCAGGTGCGCCTGAACCAGCGCAGCCCGGCGCCGATCATGGCCGATGAGTCGATCGAAAGCGTCGAGGACGCCTTCAGCCTGGCCGCCGATGGCGCCGCCAGCATCTTCGCCCTGAAGATCGCCAAGAACGGTGGCCCACGCGCCGTGCTGCGCACCGCGCAGATCGCCGAAGCCGCCGGCATTGCCCTGTACGGCGGGACCATGCTCGAAGGCTCGATCGGCACCCTGGCCTCGGCCCACGCATTCCTTACCCTGCGTCAGCTGACGTGGGGCACCGAGCTGTTCGGGCCCTTGCTGCTGACCGAAGAGATCGTCGCCCAAGCGCCGCAGTACCGCGACTTCCAGCTGCACGTGCCGCGTACGCCGGGGCTGGGCTTGACCTTGGACGA
Protein-coding regions in this window:
- a CDS encoding MFS transporter, which encodes MRTLDVQAIIDNARFTPFHWMVMAWCGLLLIFDGYDLFIYGVVLPVIMKAWGLTPLQAGALGSYALFGMMFGALAFGSLADRIGRKKGIALCFALFSGATILNGFATSPGEFGIYRFIAGLGCGGLMPNAVALMNEYAPKRLRSTLVAIMFSGYSLGGMLSAGVGIYLLPRFGWESMFFAAALPLLLLPVILYYLPESIGFLVRQGRVKEAGALLKRLDPDCDVQADDVLQVVERKAKGASVAALFREGLAVRTLALWLAFFCCLLMVYALSSWLPKLMANAGYSLGSSLSFLLVLNFGGMAGAIFGGWLGDRYNLVKVKVAFFLAAALSISLLGVNSPMPVLYGLIFIAGATTIGTQILLYAGAAQLYGLSVRSTGLGWASGIGRNGAIVGPLLGGALMGINLPLQLNFIAFAIPGAIAALAMAVHLASGRRHGLVAPAQA
- a CDS encoding muconate cycloisomerase family protein; protein product: MTSPTIDRLEAIIVDLPTIRPHKLAMHTMQQQTLVILRLRCSDGVEGIGEATTIGGLAYGYESPEGIKANIDAHLAPALIGLPADNINAAMLKLDKLAKGNTFAKSGIESALLDAQGKRLGLPVSELLGGRVRDSLEVAWTLASGDTARDIAEAEHMLEVRRHRVFKLKIGANPVEQDLKHVVAIKRELGDRASVRVDVNQHWDESQAIRACQVLGDNGIDLIEQPISRINRAGQVRLNQRSPAPIMADESIESVEDAFSLAADGAASIFALKIAKNGGPRAVLRTAQIAEAAGIALYGGTMLEGSIGTLASAHAFLTLRQLTWGTELFGPLLLTEEIVAQAPQYRDFQLHVPRTPGLGLTLDEARLARFARH